A single region of the Gracilibacillus caseinilyticus genome encodes:
- a CDS encoding CotO family spore coat protein → MESNNSNREIPRMYIAQPNHAEPRRSMQSAYHSTNYNKPKQPSKKQPKQIKPAKKRQKQEVETPAPTMEKKKFKDMDVKEKVIYFADMPFHVPKNKCQIVTERRKYTGLIEGFQNDMVVLKVVNKSQPVSVPLEQIQEINLVGF, encoded by the coding sequence TTGGAATCGAACAATTCTAATCGAGAAATACCGAGAATGTATATTGCACAACCAAACCATGCGGAACCAAGGCGGTCCATGCAATCGGCTTATCATTCAACAAATTACAATAAACCAAAGCAACCATCTAAGAAACAACCAAAACAAATAAAACCTGCAAAGAAACGACAAAAACAAGAAGTAGAAACACCAGCACCTACTATGGAGAAAAAGAAATTTAAAGATATGGATGTCAAAGAAAAAGTTATATATTTTGCCGATATGCCATTTCATGTTCCAAAAAACAAATGCCAAATTGTAACAGAAAGACGAAAATACACTGGGTTAATTGAAGGTTTTCAGAATGACATGGTTGTTTTAAAGGTTGTGAATAAATCCCAACCCGTTTCTGTCCCGTTAGAACAAATACAAGAAATTAATTTAGTTGGATTTTAA
- a CDS encoding DUF421 domain-containing protein yields the protein MLFGSIFVETLFGFVMLFILAKVLGKTQIKQLTAFDFISALILGELVGNALYDDQVGIKDIGFAVLLWGTLLYVTELITQRYKKTRSMLEGRPSIIIHKGKLQREEMKKGKLDINQLLHLLRSKDTFSVQEVDYAILETDGTVSVLKKTAYQQPTRHELNLPIEEVVLPFMLINDGEIIWDSLEEIGKDEAWLEQELKKQEIASVKEVFYAEYSRERPLYIQGY from the coding sequence ATGCTTTTTGGTTCAATTTTTGTAGAGACATTATTTGGTTTTGTAATGTTGTTTATCTTAGCCAAAGTACTTGGAAAGACCCAAATTAAACAACTGACTGCCTTTGATTTTATCTCTGCACTTATTCTTGGGGAACTTGTCGGAAATGCGTTATATGACGATCAGGTTGGGATTAAGGATATTGGCTTTGCTGTTTTATTATGGGGAACCTTATTATACGTAACAGAGTTAATTACACAACGATACAAAAAAACAAGGTCCATGTTAGAAGGTCGACCTTCGATTATCATTCATAAAGGAAAATTACAGCGAGAAGAAATGAAAAAAGGCAAATTGGATATTAATCAATTGCTACATTTGTTACGATCTAAGGATACCTTCTCTGTACAGGAAGTGGACTATGCCATTTTAGAAACCGATGGTACCGTTTCTGTACTAAAAAAAACTGCCTATCAGCAGCCTACACGACATGAATTAAACCTACCCATAGAGGAAGTGGTGTTGCCATTCATGCTAATTAACGATGGCGAAATTATCTGGGACAGCCTAGAAGAAATTGGAAAAGATGAAGCGTGGTTAGAACAGGAACTAAAAAAACAAGAGATAGCATCAGTGAAAGAAGTATTTTATGCAGAATATTCACGGGAACGGCCTTTGTATATTCAGGGTTACTAA
- a CDS encoding GNAT family N-acetyltransferase, with protein sequence MDIKIVETEKELKDAYNVRYTVFVQEQNVAEELEIDDLEEEAIHFVGYSDGQAIAASRMRFVDGYGKMERICVMKEARGLGYGRDILIHMEGVAKEKGFNKSKLNAQTRAEGFYQGLGYQTISGEFLDAGIPHVTMTKSL encoded by the coding sequence ATGGATATTAAAATTGTCGAGACTGAAAAAGAATTAAAAGATGCTTATAATGTACGTTATACCGTTTTCGTACAAGAACAAAATGTGGCTGAAGAACTGGAAATCGATGATTTAGAAGAGGAAGCGATCCATTTCGTCGGTTATTCCGATGGTCAGGCCATTGCAGCAAGCAGAATGCGCTTCGTTGATGGCTATGGCAAAATGGAACGGATTTGTGTTATGAAAGAAGCGCGCGGATTAGGTTATGGAAGGGATATTCTTATACACATGGAAGGTGTAGCGAAGGAAAAAGGCTTTAATAAATCAAAGTTAAATGCCCAAACACGTGCTGAAGGTTTTTACCAAGGCCTTGGCTACCAAACCATATCAGGTGAATTCCTCGATGCAGGAATCCCCCATGTTACCATGACAAAATCATTATAA
- a CDS encoding alpha/beta hydrolase gives MGRKGSMDSANIESTYLNEEIEVKWYLPEGFTPFQDYQLCVMQDGEDYFRIGRVATLSDLLHEEMEIEPTIFVGIHYHDKYDRKEKYHPDGKQQHDYIAFLVKEAIPYVEETLHITPAKRILMGDSLAGTLAFMVASQFPSTFHAAIMQSPYMNERVLQQADKVPAGSQLELYQSIGLDETEVDTTTGEISDFLAPNRSFHNALKNKLSVYHYEEFNGNHTWTYWQKDLKKILITML, from the coding sequence ATGGGACGCAAAGGATCCATGGATTCAGCTAATATCGAAAGTACCTATTTAAATGAAGAAATCGAAGTGAAATGGTACCTCCCCGAAGGTTTTACACCATTTCAAGATTATCAATTGTGCGTGATGCAGGATGGTGAAGATTATTTTCGCATAGGCCGTGTAGCAACGCTTAGTGATCTGCTGCATGAAGAAATGGAAATTGAACCGACTATCTTTGTCGGCATTCATTATCATGATAAATATGATCGTAAGGAAAAGTATCATCCAGACGGCAAACAGCAGCACGATTACATCGCTTTTCTCGTCAAAGAAGCGATCCCTTATGTGGAAGAAACACTACATATCACACCTGCAAAAAGAATTTTAATGGGTGATTCACTCGCGGGTACATTAGCATTTATGGTAGCGAGTCAATTCCCGAGTACGTTCCACGCAGCGATTATGCAATCACCTTATATGAATGAGCGTGTATTGCAACAAGCGGACAAAGTACCGGCAGGATCGCAGCTAGAGTTATATCAATCAATTGGACTTGATGAAACAGAGGTAGATACTACAACAGGAGAGATTTCTGATTTCCTGGCACCGAATCGTTCCTTTCATAATGCCTTAAAAAACAAACTTTCTGTTTATCATTATGAAGAATTTAATGGCAATCATACTTGGACATACTGGCAAAAGGATTTAAAAAAGATATTAATCACCATGTTATAA
- a CDS encoding DUF3298 and DUF4163 domain-containing protein, giving the protein MSELKKGLVILTICLMMPLISLSVLAANQTATVSDELYEEMAALKYPKVSEVANVKMEHKINKIFQNYITASYNELKENEEEAAQHDFPGEYQTDYEVKYNQSPLLSILTSNYMFSGGAHGNTVVESFNFDVSKEKRVFLTDILTKEEQVKAVRDFVWEYAIERPDIFYPDLEKGDIKLSNETAFYFTDDGITLVFQQYEIAPYVSGNQEIAIPKKVYEKVLK; this is encoded by the coding sequence GTGAGTGAATTGAAGAAAGGTTTAGTAATTTTAACGATTTGCTTGATGATGCCGCTCATTAGCTTGTCTGTTTTAGCCGCAAATCAAACCGCAACAGTATCGGATGAATTATATGAGGAGATGGCAGCCTTAAAATATCCGAAAGTCTCTGAAGTAGCAAACGTTAAGATGGAGCATAAGATCAATAAAATTTTTCAAAATTATATTACCGCTTCCTATAATGAATTAAAGGAAAATGAAGAGGAAGCAGCGCAACATGATTTCCCTGGAGAATATCAGACCGATTATGAAGTGAAATACAACCAATCTCCATTGCTCAGTATTTTGACGAGTAATTACATGTTTAGCGGTGGTGCACACGGTAATACCGTGGTCGAGTCGTTCAATTTTGATGTTAGTAAAGAAAAACGTGTCTTTCTGACGGATATCCTGACGAAAGAAGAACAAGTCAAAGCAGTTCGGGATTTCGTCTGGGAGTATGCCATAGAACGCCCGGATATCTTTTATCCTGATTTAGAAAAAGGTGATATTAAACTGTCCAATGAAACAGCTTTTTATTTCACGGATGATGGTATTACACTTGTGTTCCAACAGTATGAGATTGCGCCATATGTCTCCGGAAATCAGGAAATAGCAATCCCCAAAAAAGTATATGAAAAAGTATTGAAATAA
- a CDS encoding DUF378 domain-containing protein, with protein MNALQRVALALVIIGAINWGLIGLFQFDLVASIFGGQDAALSRVIYTLVGIGALCCLPLLFAPTADEESSAVERNRNLQYSTEIAEETDPSKFNNEKEK; from the coding sequence TTGAATGCTTTACAACGTGTCGCTTTAGCACTAGTAATTATAGGAGCTATAAACTGGGGGTTAATTGGATTATTTCAGTTTGATTTAGTTGCATCTATATTCGGAGGACAAGATGCTGCACTATCAAGAGTTATCTATACTTTGGTAGGGATTGGTGCATTATGCTGCTTACCTTTATTGTTTGCTCCAACAGCAGATGAAGAAAGCTCAGCCGTTGAGAGGAATAGAAATTTACAGTATTCTACTGAGATAGCAGAGGAAACTGATCCGTCAAAATTCAACAATGAAAAAGAGAAATAA
- a CDS encoding glycine betaine uptake BCCT transporter: MKQRYIVFYISLSILLLLVIAGAVIPKTLDEITLNIQTFFSDAFGWYYLILVAIVLVVCLYLLISPIGRIRLGSQDQKPEFSRPTWIAMLFSAGMGIGLVFYGTSEPISHYAISSPTGEVGTDQAIKDALRFTFFHWGIHAWAIYAIVALAIAYFHFRHKKLGLISATLQPILGDKINGVTGKAVDIFSVLATVLGVATSLGFGAVQINGGLKYLFDVPATIWIQFIIIAIVTVLFLISAWSGLGKGIKILSNANMILAGALFLLMFIFGPTLFILNLFTNTLGSYIQTLPQMSFRIAPLNEDIRGWINGWTIFYWAWWIAWAPFVGIFIARVSKGRSIREFVFFVLLVPSLVVFLWFSTFGGSAISLEHNGIADISSLTAEESLFGVFSHYPMSLLMSITAMILIGSFFITSADSGTYVLGMMTTNGSHSPGNKIKFTWGILLSAIALVLLYTGGLQALENMMIIAALPFSIIIALMAISLLKALREEAKELGIGRIKKRKA; this comes from the coding sequence ATGAAACAACGTTATATCGTATTTTACATATCATTATCTATACTCCTTTTACTCGTTATTGCCGGGGCAGTAATACCTAAAACATTAGATGAAATCACGTTAAACATTCAAACCTTCTTTTCAGACGCGTTTGGGTGGTATTATTTAATTCTGGTTGCTATCGTGCTGGTCGTTTGTCTATATTTACTTATCTCACCTATTGGGCGTATCAGGCTCGGAAGTCAAGATCAAAAGCCGGAGTTTTCCAGACCGACTTGGATTGCGATGTTATTTAGTGCTGGTATGGGGATTGGACTTGTATTTTATGGCACATCAGAACCGATTAGCCACTATGCAATTAGTTCTCCGACGGGTGAAGTAGGTACCGATCAAGCCATAAAGGATGCACTTCGATTTACTTTTTTCCATTGGGGAATTCATGCTTGGGCTATTTATGCCATCGTCGCTCTTGCTATTGCTTATTTTCATTTTAGACATAAAAAGCTTGGATTGATAAGTGCGACATTACAGCCAATCTTGGGAGATAAGATAAATGGAGTCACTGGAAAAGCAGTTGATATCTTTTCGGTATTAGCGACTGTGCTTGGTGTCGCGACTTCACTCGGGTTCGGTGCCGTACAAATCAATGGTGGTTTGAAGTATCTTTTTGACGTTCCTGCAACGATTTGGATCCAATTTATTATTATTGCGATCGTTACCGTTTTATTTTTGATATCTGCGTGGTCTGGCTTAGGAAAAGGTATAAAAATTTTAAGTAATGCCAATATGATTTTGGCAGGTGCGCTTTTTCTGCTTATGTTCATATTTGGTCCGACACTTTTCATTCTAAACTTATTTACCAATACGCTTGGTTCCTATATTCAAACCTTGCCGCAGATGAGCTTTCGAATAGCACCATTAAATGAAGACATTCGTGGCTGGATTAATGGATGGACAATTTTTTATTGGGCTTGGTGGATTGCTTGGGCACCGTTTGTAGGAATCTTTATTGCTCGCGTTTCTAAAGGAAGAAGTATAAGGGAGTTCGTATTCTTTGTTCTTCTGGTACCTTCTCTCGTCGTTTTCTTATGGTTCTCGACCTTTGGTGGTTCCGCCATATCACTTGAACACAATGGTATTGCAGATATATCAAGCCTTACTGCTGAAGAATCGTTATTTGGGGTGTTCTCCCATTACCCAATGTCATTGTTAATGTCGATTACAGCAATGATTTTAATCGGATCATTTTTTATCACATCTGCAGATTCAGGAACCTATGTATTAGGGATGATGACAACCAATGGTTCGCACTCTCCTGGTAATAAAATAAAATTCACTTGGGGGATATTGCTCTCTGCAATAGCGTTAGTTTTGTTATACACGGGGGGGCTTCAAGCGTTAGAGAACATGATGATTATAGCTGCGTTGCCATTTTCCATCATTATAGCGTTAATGGCGATCAGTTTATTGAAGGCTTTACGGGAGGAAGCGAAAGAGCTAGGGATAGGTCGGATAAAAAAAAGAAAAGCATAA
- a CDS encoding PQQ-dependent sugar dehydrogenase, giving the protein MKHFTFIFVMVIVVITGCSDNVQQNSGEEENKDVEVVAENLEVPWSIEKSQDTFYLTERPGNIVKIENGEVERQSVELNKEIATASESGLLGFVLDPDFSETNLAYAYYTYEDSTGQFNRIVTLRLQDNAWIEEDLLLDKIPSGSYHHGGRLKIGPDGKLYATAGDASQEDIAQDQESLGGKILRLNLDGNVPSDNPFSNSYVYSYGHRNPQGMTWSSSGTFYASEHGNNANDEVNLIEKGNNYGWPMIEGHQEQEGMVSPLFTSGTDTTWAPSGIDFYQQKLYVGALRGEAVLEFDLETEEHRQVVSGLGRIRDVLIEGDSLYFISNKTDGRGSPDENDDKLYRMSLSETD; this is encoded by the coding sequence TTGAAGCATTTCACCTTCATTTTTGTCATGGTGATAGTTGTTATAACAGGGTGCTCAGACAATGTACAGCAAAATAGTGGGGAAGAGGAAAACAAGGATGTTGAAGTAGTGGCAGAAAACCTTGAAGTCCCATGGTCGATTGAAAAATCTCAAGATACTTTTTATTTGACGGAAAGACCCGGAAATATTGTGAAAATAGAAAATGGGGAAGTGGAACGGCAAAGTGTTGAGCTGAATAAAGAAATTGCGACAGCGTCAGAATCGGGTTTGTTAGGATTTGTACTGGATCCTGATTTCTCAGAAACAAATCTGGCTTATGCGTATTATACTTATGAGGACAGTACTGGCCAATTTAATCGCATTGTCACACTTCGCCTACAAGATAATGCTTGGATAGAAGAAGACTTACTTCTTGATAAGATCCCAAGTGGTTCGTATCACCATGGCGGTCGCTTAAAGATTGGACCGGATGGAAAACTGTATGCAACTGCAGGTGATGCCAGTCAAGAAGATATTGCGCAAGACCAGGAATCGCTGGGTGGTAAGATATTACGATTGAATCTTGACGGCAATGTTCCAAGTGATAACCCATTTTCTAATTCCTATGTATATAGCTATGGACACCGAAACCCACAAGGTATGACCTGGTCGTCTTCAGGTACTTTCTATGCCAGTGAACATGGGAATAATGCCAATGATGAAGTAAATCTAATAGAAAAAGGGAACAATTATGGATGGCCAATGATAGAAGGTCATCAGGAGCAGGAAGGTATGGTTTCTCCTTTATTTACTTCCGGAACTGATACAACCTGGGCTCCATCTGGTATCGATTTTTATCAACAAAAATTGTACGTCGGTGCATTACGAGGAGAAGCTGTTTTAGAGTTTGATCTTGAAACGGAGGAGCATCGTCAAGTAGTGAGCGGGTTAGGAAGAATTCGGGATGTGTTGATCGAAGGAGATTCACTTTATTTTATCAGTAATAAAACAGATGGCCGAGGTAGTCCTGATGAGAATGATGATAAACTTTATCGAATGTCACTTAGTGAAACGGATTAA